The following is a genomic window from Carassius auratus strain Wakin chromosome 15, ASM336829v1, whole genome shotgun sequence.
tttttggttgccagggcaagacaaccctgcacagattacctaaagagaaacagcattaagggaccagtggatggagtttatttttacagagcatcaatggagttgtgcaagtgtttgtgtttgttccctgcatttcgaagatgcttgttttacaaacaaggcccagtttgacgctggatttgcacatcgtttatttcttaaggataatgcagtcccaacgaaaaagggtcacgatcgtgtgttggaaccgcaggcggtgagtaaaactgcttcaaatatctctgtgttgttaacttagctatcagagtgtaagcacatcaagtaaacaacatgcgatgttgtcatcaaactgcactttccacatgtacagcttaaaatttttttaaaaagacgacataaagtggaacttagtcattttcaaacaccgctaagcaaatatatacagtttcagtacataccacatagagacgctgttgttgctgctgctcttgttaaatttcagcctctggatctgattctggatcataaatatacgctgaatctgactgttagccatggtttgttttggatgttttttcctcacggtaatgtcacagtttccacatgctctcaacgcaaaagcctattggctctcgtgattctttagctccgcccacacgtcacgcctacagacgctcgtgtttttccgggaaaaatcggtacagactatctttctcttatgaatataataaaactaaagactttttggagttatgaaggatgcagtactactctataggtactcaagattaacaggatattgagtgaaaacaagcatttcacccccctttaaaataagacaatctaaaaacaaactgcaacagttaaaaaaaattataaaatgtaagatTTCATTTTAATCTGCCATTTTATTTAAGATCCAAGCCTTGGTTATGAAAGAATTCATGGAAAACCTGAATATGACCTGGAAAAGTAATgagaattaataaaatcttataagaaaaacataaatatatatacacatttttgtaGTTATatcaagctctaaaatattttattgggtaGAAGTTgcttagaaatatttttttgtgagtaaaaaagattaatttaacaTTCACAAGTGactaaaaagtcatttaaattaatttgtaattaaaaagaggaaaaccTGAAGAATACTGAGTTACTGAAACTTCTGGAATTgtggaaaatataattttttttaataattattatatttaaatattttgatacaatttcagtctctttggttgaaaaaataaaataaaattagtggAGAATATTAATTATAACTGTTTTAAGTATTGCCTTTGATAATGCGGTCTTTGGGATGAAAAAGAGCTTTTGAAGAGTCTCATATCCCCACAAAACATTTgagcatatttgtttttgaattaaaATTCATCAAAACCCTTATATGCGCAATGCAGTGCTACTGTCCGAGCTGTACGACTGCATCCTGGAGTAGTTGTACCCTACGAAGAGTGGATTCTGTGGCACAGGATGAAACGTGGATCCGGTGGTGAAAGTGTACGGATCACTGACAGTGCTTCCTTTAAAGTGTGTGGAAAGCTGAAGTGGGTAATGTCTGTTCCTGGGTACATACTGCATCACATTTTGGCCATAAGAGTTTGGATTCTGACCGTTCTGACTGTACACTAAAGACCCCGTGGCCATGGCCTGCATACTGTAGGGTGAATGTTGACCACTAGAGGGCGTAATAGCGTAGCTGAACACGGACACCGAAGGCTGTTGAATGGAAAGACTGTTGCTCTGGACCAAAGGCTGGTGTCTCATAGAGTTAAAGGTGTGGACgtgttttgaaatgtgtttgttaGCTGGTGGATGAGCATGAAATGACACTGGTTTGGGATCAACACGACGACAAAGAAATATAATTCCAGACGCCAACAGAAAAGCACTAGTTACCCAACCGATATACAGCGCCTCTCCTAGTTCCCTGCGCTGGGCGTCAATCAGTAGAGGGTTGTAGAAGTCTCTAATGATGGTGTGGGCCGTCCAAGAGACAGGGATGATTATGCAGAAGGATGCTAAAATCTGCATTACCCCCGTGGCCATCATAATGAGGCGTTTGGCCCGCGGTTGATCCCTGAGACACAACGTGCAACGAAGGCCTACGAGAGACACAAGCAGCCCGACTCCAGACAGAGCCAGAGCACAACACGTCAACCCACGGGCCGCCTGCAGCTCCGGCGGCAGGAACAGCAGAGAGTCGTAGACTTTGCACTGCATGTGGATGTTGGCCTGTCTGAAGCACGTCATCCACAGACCCTCCCAGCGCGTCTCCATCACGATGATGTTCTCACCGATGAACGCCGTCACTTTCCACATGGGAAGACTCGTGACAGCCACTGCTCCGATCAGACCCATGATGCCCAGACACAGAGCGATGAGTTCACGCTTGCCCTGAACCATCACTGACTATGTCATCAGTTTTCCTAAAAGTAGAGGAACAGACATAATTGGTTTGGAAATTTACATGAGAGGTTTTTGGCACAGGATGCTTCTTCCATTTAATCGGTCAAGTGTTTAACAGCACTAGACTAATGCTTTTAAATGCAAACAGCATTAAGGCAATTTTTCACTTTTAAGAGCCACTGCCAAAATATCTACTATAATAAATAGCTTTTATACACTATTTGGGATCTACAGTACTCTGCAATACTCACAACATTTGCTCTAAGATGCATGGTTTGGAATCTTTTGCTTGCTCTATTTTGCTTTAGTGTTCCAGTATCAATTTTAGAAACATTCCATTGCATTGCAAATATTGTTAACGATTTTAAGTAGCATAAATTAAGGTTTGTATTTAgcatgcattgaattgatcaattTAGACTTTCATCATGtcgcaaaatatatatttttaaataagtgctgTTTCTTTGAAAATGTAGAATGATTCCCATACAAATCTGAAGCAGCACAAAAAattgtcaacattgataataatcagaaatgtttcttcaggagcaaatcagcatattagaatgatttctgaagtatcatgtgacactgaagactgtaatgatactgaaaattcagctgtgtatcacaggcataaattacattttacaataaatgtaatatagaCGATGGTTATTTTTcgattgttataatatttcacaatgttaccaTTGTTAACTGTGATTGGTATGGCTACTTTTAAATAGATAAAGATGCTTTCAGCCTCATGATGGTGTAGTTATTACCTCCACCAATAGGATCTCTGGACCGATAAAAATCTTGACCTCTTGACCTTTTAAACAGAATTCACCATTTCCTTTAACATGCTCACTTTAATTTGCATAAAATTATGCTCAGTTTGGTTCTTAATCATATGTTTAATTCAGTTGTACAATAcctaaggttttattttttcttctgaagAACATGTCCTGAATGAACGTCTCCTCAGATGACAGCAAACCACcctgaacaaatgaatgaatccaCTCACCCTGTTCTGAACAAAGATAATCCTGTTGGCCAGCGATTTAATGTCCAAATCCAGAGGTCTCGAGTCTGTTAACAGGTGTGTTAGATGTAGTAAATGATGTTTCCAGATTAAACAGGACAGTGTGGTATTATATGCTTCAACAGCTTCATGTTAAACTTACCCTCTTTGTTGTGGGAAAGTGGCGTAGCTGTATTGTGATTGGTTGAGGATGATGAGGGTAAGTGGAGATGCTGATGGTGTGTTTACTGACCAGTGGTCATATACGCTGCCAACAAGGTCTTTctcacataaacaaacactctCTCAAATGAACAGATGACCTTGACTCACAAAGTTACACAACTCTCACACTTCAACACTAGAGAGAGCCGCTGCGCAAACCTGGTTACAGGTAAGTTAGCTCTGTCAGGGATGTTCAACTAGCCACTAAAGTGTCCTTTATTCACCTGTTAGGCAACGAAGAAATAAGCTATTTTATG
Proteins encoded in this region:
- the LOC113114743 gene encoding claudin-8-like — protein: MVQGKRELIALCLGIMGLIGAVAVTSLPMWKVTAFIGENIIVMETRWEGLWMTCFRQANIHMQCKVYDSLLFLPPELQAARGLTCCALALSGVGLLVSLVGLRCTLCLRDQPRAKRLIMMATGVMQILASFCIIIPVSWTAHTIIRDFYNPLLIDAQRRELGEALYIGWVTSAFLLASGIIFLCRRVDPKPVSFHAHPPANKHISKHVHTFNSMRHQPLVQSNSLSIQQPSVSVFSYAITPSSGQHSPYSMQAMATGSLVYSQNGQNPNSYGQNVMQYVPRNRHYPLQLSTHFKGSTVSDPYTFTTGSTFHPVPQNPLFVGYNYSRMQSYSSDSSTALRI